In the Hordeum vulgare subsp. vulgare chromosome 7H, MorexV3_pseudomolecules_assembly, whole genome shotgun sequence genome, one interval contains:
- the LOC123412034 gene encoding cortical cell-delineating protein-like, whose amino-acid sequence MAPSKLAFFLALNLVLLAAVQGCGPYCPPVVPTPPIGGGSCSINTLKLGVCANVLNLLKLKIGVPANEQCCPLLGGLADLDAAVCLCTAIRANILGIKLNVPIDLTLLLNQCGKKCPANFTCPM is encoded by the coding sequence ATGGCGCCTTCCAAGCTCGCCTTCTTCCTCGCTCTGAACCTGGTCCTCCTTGCCGCCGTGCAGGGCTGCGGTCCCTACTGCCCACCGGTCGTCCCCACCCCGCCGATCGGCGGGGGCAGCTGCTCGATCAACACGCTGAAGCTGGGCGTCTGCGCCAACGTGCTGAACCTGCTGAAGCTTAAGATTGGCGTGCCGGCGAACGAGCAGTGCTGCCCACTCCTGGGCGGGCTCGCCGACCTCGACGCCGCCGTGTGCCTCTGCACCGCCATCAGGGCCAACATCCTCGGCATCAAGCTCAATGTCCCCATCGACCTCACCCTCCTACTCAACCAGTGCGGCAAGAAGTGCCCCGCCAACTTCACCTGCCCCATGTGA